The window ACAATCAAAATATGTTGATTCACACTTTGACAATTCTGTGTTTTTGCCCTTAGGAATCATTTTTCTGGTCGTGGCTATCGAACAGTAATTGACAACGATCTCTTCAAGAAAAGGACACTTCATCACTCCATTCAATAAGCAAAAATCGTGCCTGCTGACATTTCAAAATCTCTCGAAAAATCATGAAATTTTTCTCTTTTACAAAATAAGAGGGGGTAAAATGTGTTTATTTATGCAACATTTGCCTTTCACATTATTTTCCAATGGTTATTTGTTTAATTTTTTTACACTTTACCTAATGCGGAAATTCTAAAAGGGTAGTTTAACAACAAAAGTTGCTCCTTTACCCGGTTCACTAAAGACCTCAATTCTTCCATTATGGTCCTCAACTATCCGTTTACTGATGGAAAGTCCCAATCCAACACCATGGGTTAGCTCTTTTGTGGTGAAGAATGGTTCAAATATCTTTTTAAGATGTTCCGGTTTTATTCCTGGACCGGTATCAGAAATGGCGACATATACCATCTTCTCGTCAGGAGAAAGCCCGGTCCTGATCGATAAATCTCCCTTACCTTCCATTGCCTCTACCGCGTTCATTATTATATTTATCAAGACTTGCTGGATCTGCCCAGGGTCAAGATCAATATCCGGAAGATTTCTGTCCAACTCTAATTTTATATTAATATTCAAGAATATTGCCTGGGTTTTCAAAAGATTCAAAGTAGTTTCAATCAATTCGTTTATGGGAACCTTCTTTGTTTCGGGTTTTTTCTGCCGGGCAAAATCGAGTAAACCCTTAACAATGGTCTTGCATCTATGAGCTTCGTTATTAATCCGCACTAAATTCTTCCGATGTGGATGGTCTTCAGGCAAACCCTTTAACATCAGATCGCAATAAAGGAGGATACCTGTTAAAGGATTGTTTATTTCGTGGGCCACACCGGCGGCAAGCTGTCCGATGATGGCAAGCCGTTCGGCTTCAGCAATCGTTTGCTGGGCATACTTTTTTAGCTCCTCATCCCTCTTTTTAATAGAATCAATCATATACTGAAATGCTTTTGCCAAATCAGCAATCTCATCCTGGGTGGTAATATTAATCTTTTCTGGAAAATTACCTTTACCTATTTCGCGTGCGGCCTGTGTAATCTCGGCAATCGACCGGATAATCTTCCCTGATAAAAAATATGAAAAACCCGTTGCAATCAACATAAAAAAGCCAGTTAAACCGACAAAAAATAACACAAATTGATTGCGCATATCGGTATACTTTTTCTCAAGAATTCCCACATACAAAACTCCGATGATCTCTCCAGCAAAATTTTTTATCGGCTGGTAGGCAGTGATGTACCAATCCTTAACCACAAATGCCCTTGCCATCCACACCTGTCCTTTCTCCAGCACTGCCTCATACACCTCGCGCGAGATAAGAGTCCCTATTGCCCTTGAACCATCGGTATTCAAGACATTTGTAGAGACTCTGAGGTCACGCATAAAAATCGTGGAAGTCCCGATATCACGCCCCTTATATTGTTCGTTGAGGAAAACTGTGTTTTTAATCCGGTCGACGATATCAAAATTGTTGTTGATTAATTTGCCCGCATAAACAATACCAACCAGGTTTTCATTATCGTCAAGAATCGGTGCGGCACCTAAAATGACCAAACCCGATGTCTCAATACCAGTCCGTTGGAACTTTGCACGCGGGGTTGGTAAAATCGTAATCTCAGCCCTTTTTTTAAGTTCAGGATTTTCCTTCTGAAGTTGCTCACCTGATAATATTTCAGTAGCACAGAGAGGTATTTTCTTCCGCATCACTTCTTCAATTAAGGAATTAAAAAATGTATCCCCCCAAAGACTTGTATTTCCAGCCCGGGCAAAAACTATGCCATTAGCATCACAAACCGAAAGAAAATCTACCCTTTCGGATTTAAGAACCCGTTGCAGTTCCTCAATCATCTCGGTCGTTTTTTTCGCCATTAAGGCTCTTCGTAGAAAAAATCTGGTGCTCGTAAATTTACAAACATTTAAAATCTGGTTTGCAAACTGGTCATATATTTCGCGGGCGGAGTTGAGGTCGGCGCTCACCCGGTTTTGGGCTTGATTGATAATGCCTTGATTAATCATCATTATCCCGCTCAAAGTGCATAAGACACCCACCATCCCCACCGCAAGAAGATAACTGAAAATCAACCTCGTCCTTAAGGATCGGAAATTAAAAAATTTTCTCAGCACGAAAAATTATAGCCATACCCCGACTATGCGTCAAGGGCTCTAACTCGACTCTCTTCTGAAAAAGTGCTCAAATTTTAACTCTCGTGAAACATTATAACAAATCTGTAATCCCCTATTGCTTAAGCACCATGTTTCTTTCCTCTGTAAATAACCATTTTTAAACCCTTGACACAGGAAGAGAATTAGTTATAATGAAGCGTGAACAAAGGAAAAAAGGTCATCATCGTTGAGTCCCCAACCAAGGGTAGGACGATAAAGTCCTTTTTGGGTAAAGATTACACAGTTGTATCATCAAAAGGGCATATAAAAGATTTGCCCAAATCCGACCTGGGCATATCACTTGAAAACAATTTTGAACCGCGCTATATAAAAATAAAAGGAAAAGCCAAGGTTATAAATGAAATAAAAAAGGTATGTAAAAATTCTAGCAAAATATATATCGCTTCTGATCCGGATCGCGAAGGAGAAGCAATCGCCCAGCATATCGCCGAAGAATTAAATTCCAGTGCTCCGATTATCAAAAGGGCATTGTTCCACGAAATCACTCCAGAATATGTGAAGAAAGCCCTTCAAAATCCGGTTTCCATCAATCAGAATCTTGTCGATGCCCACAAGGCGCGCCGGGTTCTTGACCGGCTCGTAGGTTATTTCACCAGTCCTTTCCTCTGGAAGGTAATAAAATCAGGGCTTTCTGCTGGCAGAGTGCAAAGTGTTGCCCTGAGGTTAATATGTGAACGGGAAAAAGAGATCGAATCCTTCCAACCGACGCCTTATTGGAATATCATTGGTACCTTCACCACTTCAAAAAACGAAAAATTTGAAGCTGTGCTCTTCAAGATCGAAGGCACCCAGAGAAAGATTCTTTCTGAAGAAGAACTCAATAAGCTGAAAAACCTTCTCCAACCAGGGACTAAATTTAATGTCACTGCCTATAAAATCACCACCCCAGAGAAAGTGCCACCGCCTCCTTTTATTACTTCCACCCTCCAGCAGGAAGCCTCCCGTCAATACAACATCACTCCTAAAAAGGCGATGCAAATCGCCCAAAGTCTTTATGAAGGTGTGCAACTCCCTCAGGGGACAATCGGTTTGATCACTTATATGCGAACAGATTCTACCCGGGTGAACGAACAGGCGATTGAAGCGGTTCGTGAATACATTGATGGAAAATTTGGAAGTGAATATCTCCCCCGTGAACCCCGAAAATTTAAGGACCGCAAGACTGCCCAATCAGGTCACGAAGCGATAAGACCAACCCGGATAAACATCGAACCCGACGAAATAATCGAACATCTCACTCCAGATCAGTACCGGATATACAAGATGATCTTTGAACGTTTTGTTGCTTCACAAATGGCGAATGCGCGTTACGAACTAAAGGAAGCCTACCTTGAATACCAGGGGTTGGAATTCAAAGCCGAAGAGACGAAACCTATCTTCCTCGGTTATCAATTGCTCACCGGAGAAACAACTCAGAAAGGCTACCTCCCTAAACTCAAGGTAGGTGAAACTGTGGTTTTAGAAGAAATAAAAATCGAAGAGAAACAAACCACCCCATTACCCCGTTTTACAGAAGCCACATTGATTAAAAAATTGGAAGAGAATGGGATCGGTCGCCCATCTACTTACGCTCACATCATCCAAACCCTATTTGACCGGAAATACGTCGTTAAAGAAAACGGTAAACTCATCCCCACGGAACTGGGTAAAGAAGTGTATAACATCATTATTCCCAGATTCAATACCATATTTGAAATACCCTTTACCGCCCGAATGGAAGAAGAACTGGATCTGGTGGAAACAGGGAAAAAGAAATGGCAGGATGTGGTAAGGGAGTTCTATGAACCTTTCGTGGCAATAATCAACCAGGCCAACGCCGAGGCAGAGAATATAAAAAAGAACCTCCAGCAGACGAAGGATAAAAACTGTCCCCAGTGCGGACGCCCGATGGTCGTCCGCTGGGGCAAATACGGTAAATTCCTCGCGTGTTCCGGTTTCCCCGAATGCAAATATTCGGAAAATCTTGAAGTCCAGACCACGGATAAAAAATGCCCCAAGTGTGGGAAATCCCTTATCCTGAAAAAAGGTAAATTCGGCGAATTTCTTGCGTGTGGTGGTTACCCGGACTGTAAATATACCGAAAACTTGACCCACAATGTCCCCTGCCCAGTTTGTAATGGAACGATTCTCATTTATTCCAACAAAAAGGGCAAAATCTATAAGTGCAAGAATTGCGGTTACAATTCCTTTTACCCACCAATTGAACAAAAGTGCCCGGAATGCGGCAGGGGTATGGTTCTGAAAAAAGACAAACCTTTCTGCACCCAATGCAAAAAATAACCAGCTGATGAAATTAGGTTTCCATATCTCCATTGCTGGAGGTTTTAAAAATGTCTATCAACGGGCGAAAGCAGTTGAATGTGAAACAATTCAGCTCTTTTCCCGTAATCCTCGGAGTTGGAAATATAAAACAATACCCGTTGAAGACTCTTCAATATTCAAAGAACAAATAAAAAATGGTCAAATCTCTCCAGTCTTTATTCATACCCCTTATCTGATCAATCTCGGGTCTGAGCGGAGTTCATTATTCCAATATTCGCTTGCCTCCTTGATTGAAGAACTAAAAAGGGCGGAAACCCTCAATGCTGATTATCTGATAACCCACAGTGGGAAACATCCCGATGTCAAAACGGGTATCAAAAAGATGGCCCAGGCATTGACTGTTGCGCTGAGTGAAGTAAAAAACAAAATTATCGTCCTAATCGAAAATACTGCAGGCAGTGGAAATGAATTTGGTTATAAATTCGAACACCTCCGCGCGCTCTTGGATGAATTAGATCCA is drawn from candidate division WOR-3 bacterium and contains these coding sequences:
- a CDS encoding cache domain-containing protein, which translates into the protein MLRKFFNFRSLRTRLIFSYLLAVGMVGVLCTLSGIMMINQGIINQAQNRVSADLNSAREIYDQFANQILNVCKFTSTRFFLRRALMAKKTTEMIEELQRVLKSERVDFLSVCDANGIVFARAGNTSLWGDTFFNSLIEEVMRKKIPLCATEILSGEQLQKENPELKKRAEITILPTPRAKFQRTGIETSGLVILGAAPILDDNENLVGIVYAGKLINNNFDIVDRIKNTVFLNEQYKGRDIGTSTIFMRDLRVSTNVLNTDGSRAIGTLISREVYEAVLEKGQVWMARAFVVKDWYITAYQPIKNFAGEIIGVLYVGILEKKYTDMRNQFVLFFVGLTGFFMLIATGFSYFLSGKIIRSIAEITQAAREIGKGNFPEKINITTQDEIADLAKAFQYMIDSIKKRDEELKKYAQQTIAEAERLAIIGQLAAGVAHEINNPLTGILLYCDLMLKGLPEDHPHRKNLVRINNEAHRCKTIVKGLLDFARQKKPETKKVPINELIETTLNLLKTQAIFLNINIKLELDRNLPDIDLDPGQIQQVLINIIMNAVEAMEGKGDLSIRTGLSPDEKMVYVAISDTGPGIKPEHLKKIFEPFFTTKELTHGVGLGLSISKRIVEDHNGRIEVFSEPGKGATFVVKLPF
- the topA gene encoding type I DNA topoisomerase codes for the protein MNKGKKVIIVESPTKGRTIKSFLGKDYTVVSSKGHIKDLPKSDLGISLENNFEPRYIKIKGKAKVINEIKKVCKNSSKIYIASDPDREGEAIAQHIAEELNSSAPIIKRALFHEITPEYVKKALQNPVSINQNLVDAHKARRVLDRLVGYFTSPFLWKVIKSGLSAGRVQSVALRLICEREKEIESFQPTPYWNIIGTFTTSKNEKFEAVLFKIEGTQRKILSEEELNKLKNLLQPGTKFNVTAYKITTPEKVPPPPFITSTLQQEASRQYNITPKKAMQIAQSLYEGVQLPQGTIGLITYMRTDSTRVNEQAIEAVREYIDGKFGSEYLPREPRKFKDRKTAQSGHEAIRPTRINIEPDEIIEHLTPDQYRIYKMIFERFVASQMANARYELKEAYLEYQGLEFKAEETKPIFLGYQLLTGETTQKGYLPKLKVGETVVLEEIKIEEKQTTPLPRFTEATLIKKLEENGIGRPSTYAHIIQTLFDRKYVVKENGKLIPTELGKEVYNIIIPRFNTIFEIPFTARMEEELDLVETGKKKWQDVVREFYEPFVAIINQANAEAENIKKNLQQTKDKNCPQCGRPMVVRWGKYGKFLACSGFPECKYSENLEVQTTDKKCPKCGKSLILKKGKFGEFLACGGYPDCKYTENLTHNVPCPVCNGTILIYSNKKGKIYKCKNCGYNSFYPPIEQKCPECGRGMVLKKDKPFCTQCKK
- a CDS encoding deoxyribonuclease IV yields the protein MKLGFHISIAGGFKNVYQRAKAVECETIQLFSRNPRSWKYKTIPVEDSSIFKEQIKNGQISPVFIHTPYLINLGSERSSLFQYSLASLIEELKRAETLNADYLITHSGKHPDVKTGIKKMAQALTVALSEVKNKIIVLIENTAGSGNEFGYKFEHLRALLDELDPYRTGIVFDTCHAFAAGYELRTEQGVEETIKVLDNLIGIQRVHLVHLNDSLCELGSRKDRHWHIGKGKIGSGIKFIVNHPALNHLPFIMETPRSTVKDDLTNLNTVRKMIRNP